The following proteins are co-located in the Rattus norvegicus strain BN/NHsdMcwi chromosome X, GRCr8, whole genome shotgun sequence genome:
- the LOC120099169 gene encoding uncharacterized protein LOC120099169, with protein MEHENTNYPPHVGPEEEKQKGAKAQMILPAGEGRNGEESERSSPGQEASATKWGEVEELGERDRTGSDGENLSAVGTSGIRNDWDKEGASSSRQKNESRPQKPVPECRWGMEDVQPVPVLIPRVQRIQLVQSRVQSVPLKVPVVRPVPIPALSVQPIPISVPKVQPMPITVPQVQAIPPAVPPAQPVPTTVSQDPTGPIPEPHVQPVPVTAPPPQPVPLTTPPPQPVPVTAPPPQGMSIRVPHVQPVPVTAPPSQAMPIRVPHVQPVPVTTPPSQAMPIRVPHVQPVPVSAPLSQAMPIRVPHVQPVPVSAPLSQAMPIRVPHVQPVPVSAPAPQTMPIRVPHVQPVPVTAPPSQAMPIRLPQVHPVTFTAPPQQTMPITVPHVQPVPVTAPPPQTMPIRVPHVQPVPVTAPPPQTMPIRVPHVQSVSLIAPPSQPVPVTAPPPQIMPIRVPHVQPVPITAAPSQAMPIRVPHVQPVPVTAPPPQGMPIRVPHVQPVPVTAAPSQAMPIRVTHAQPVPVSAPISQTMPVRVPHVQPLPRTAPLSQAIPIRVPHVQPVPVTAPLSQAMALTAPPSQAMPITVPHVQPVPISLPHVRPMPIPWHYVQPMPNSVPHVQPMPLTVPHARHMPVPVPHVHPMPVTVLHVQPMPFPVPQALSMPFPVPQVQSMPVTVPRTQRMHWPVPHVQPLPLPVPQPQSMSLTVPTVQPMTVTVPHTHRMPVPQVHPMPVTVPPVQTLPPPVTKAESMAVTLPPVKPMPVTVPHTQRIRGLVPRVQTLPPPVTQSESMADTVSPLQPMPVTVPHAQRIRGPVPCVQTLPNSVPQSESMAVTVPTAQTMPPTVPHKERMPGPGPHVQSLLPPVPHEHPMPFTVHQAQPMPVSVSNAQHIPAKESSTPHVPVPREQTSPVGMNCVRPIPNAAPPIRPVAVSATTVQPEPVLVPRRHLHDRFTDPELQELERVFQRNHYLSAEERKELARVMGVSEAKVQRWFKKRREHFRREQSQSGGAPPGNTPPLSEDGAGALVYHP; from the exons ATGGAGCATGAAAACACCAACTACCCACCCCATGTGGGACCTGAGGAGGAAAAGCAAAAGG GTGCGAAAGCACAGATGATCTTGCCCGCTGGAGAGGGAAGAAATGGGGAAGAGAGTGAACGGTCGTCCCCTGGGCAGGAGGCTTCAGCAACAAAATGGGGAGAAGTAGAAGAACTGGGAGAAAGGGACAGAACGGGGAGTGATGGAGAAAATCTTTCTGCTGTAGGAACTTCAGGCATCAGGAATGACTGGGACAAAGAGGGTGCCAGCAGCAGTAGGCAGAAGAATGAGAGTCGGCCTCAGAAGCCAGTCCCTGAGTGTAGGTGGGGCATGGAGGATGTACAGCCAGTGCCAGTACTGATTCCCCGTGTACAACGGATACAACTTGTGCAATCCCGGGTACAGTCGGTGCCCCTAAAGGTACCTGTTGTACGGCCTGTGCCCATTCCTGCGCTCAGTGTACAGCCTATACCAATCAGTGTGCCCAAGGTCCAGCCTATGCCCATTACTGTGCCCCAAGTACAGGCTATACCACCTGCTGTGCCCCCAGCACAGCCTGTGCCAACCACTGTGTCCCAGGACCCCACTGGGCCCATTCCTGAGCCCCATGTACAACCTGTGCCAGTTACTGCTCCCCCACCACAGCCTGTGCCACTTACTACTCCCCCACCACAGCCTGTGCCAGTTACTGCTCCCCCACCACAGGGTATGTCAATCAGAGTGCCCCATGTACAGCCTGTGCCAGTTACTGCTCCCCCATCACAGGCTATGCCAATCAGAGTGCCCCATGTACAGCCTGTGCCAGTTACTACTCCCCCATCACAGGCTATGCCTATCCGAGTGCCCCATGTACAGCCTGTGCCAGTTTCTGCTCCTCTATCACAGGCTATGCCTATCCGAGTGCCCCATGTACAGCCTGTGCCAGTTTCTGCTCCTCTATCACAGGCTATGCCTATCCGAGTGCCCCATGTACAGCCTGTGCCAGTTTCTGCTCCCGCACCACAGACTATGCCTATACGAGTGCCCCATGTACAGCCTGTGCCAGTTACTGCTCCCCCATCACAGGCTATGCCAATCAGACTGCCCCAGGTACATCCTGTGACATTTACTGCTCCCCCCCAACAGACTATGCCAATAACAGTGCCCCATGTACAGCCTGTGCCAGTTACTGCTCCCCCACCACAGACTATGCCAATCAGAGTGCCCCATGTACAGCCTGTGCCAGTTACTGCTCCCCCACCACAGACTATGCCAATCAGAGTGCCCCATGTACAGTCTGTGTCACTTATTGCTCCCCCATCACAGCCTGTGCCAGTTACTGCTCCCCCACCACAGATTATGCCAATTAGAGTGCCCCATGTACAGCCTGTGCCAATTACTGCTGCCCCATCACAGGCTATGCCCATCAGAGTACCCCATGTACAGCCTGTGCCAGTTACTGCTCCCCCACCACAGGGTATGCCCATCAGAGTACCCCATGTACAGCCTGTGCCAGTTACTGCTGCCCCATCACAGGCTATGCCCATCAGAGTAACCCATGCACAGCCTGTGCCAGTTTCTGCTCCTATATCACAGACTATGCCAGTCAGAGTGCCCCATGTACAGCCTTTGCCACGTACTGCTCCTCTATCACAGGCTATACCAATTAGAGTGCCCCATGTACAGCCTGTGCCAGTTACTGCTCCCCTATCACAGGCTATGGCACTTACTGCTCCCCCATCACAGGCTATGCCAATCACAGTGCCTCATGTACAGCCTGTGCCCATTTCTCTGCCTCATGTACGGCCCATGCCCATTCCTTGGCATTATGTACAGCCTATGCCAAATTCTGTGCCCCATGTACAGCCTATGCCACTCACTGTGCCTCATGCACGTCatatgcctgtgcctgtgccccaTGTACACCCCATGCCTGTTACAGTGCTCCATGTACAGCCTATGCCTTTTCCTGTGCCCCAGGCACTGTCTATGCCTTTTCCTGTGCCCCAGGTACAGTCTATGCCAGTCACTGTGCCTCGCACACAGCGTATGCATTGGCCTGTGCCGCATGTACAGCCATTGCCTCTTCCTGTACCACAGCCACAATCTATGTCTCTCACTGTGCCTACCGTACAGCCTATGACAGTCACTGTACCTCATACCCATCGTATGCCAGTGCCTCAAGTACACCCCATGCCTGTTACAGTGCCCCCTGTACAGACATTGCCTCCTCCTGTGACAAAGGCAGAGTCTATGGCTGTTACCTTGCCCCCTGTAAAACCTATGCCAGTCACTGTGCCTCACACACAGCGTATACGTGGGCTTGTGCCCCGTGTACAGACATTGCCTCCTCCTGTGACACAGTCAGAGTCTATGGCTGATACTGTGTCCCCCCTACAGCCTATGCCAGTCACTGTGCCTCATGCACAGCGTATACgtgggcctgtgccctgtgtACAGACATTGCCTAATTCTGTGCCACAGTCAGAGTCTATGGCTGTTACTGTGCCCACTGCACAGACTATGCCACCCACTGTGCCTCACAAAGAGCGTATGCCTGGGCCAGGGCCCCATGTACAGTCATTGCTTCCTCCTGTGCCCCACGAACATCCTATGCCATTCACTGTGCACCAAGCACAGCCTATGCCAGTATCTGTGTCCAATGCACAGCATATACCAGCTAAGGAGTCTAGCACACCACATGTGCCAGTGCCCCGTGAACAGACTTCACCAGTCGGGATGAACTGTGTACGGCCCATACCAAATGCAGCACCTCCCATAAGGCCGGTGGCAGTTTCGGCGACCACTGTACAGCCTGAGCCAGTGCTGGTGCCTCGCCGCCATCTCCATGACAGATTTACAGACCCAGAGCTGCAGGAGCTGGAACGCGTTTTCCAGAGGAATCACTATCTCAGTGCTGAAGAAAG AAAAGAGCTGGCAAGGGTGATGGGCGTGAGTGAGGCCAAAGTGCAG AGATGGTTTAAGAAGAGGAGAGAACACTTCAGGAGAGAACAAAGTCAGTCAGGTGGTGCTCCTCCTGGGAATACTCCACCTCTCTCTGAAGATGGCGCAGGAGCCCTAGTGTACCACCCTTGA
- the Rhox8 gene encoding reproductive homeobox 8, translating to MEPQEVTQYSHLRDDQIKESNEAAAWIVLQDIKEREEKEVVQGYPMLDTTATEGEGANEEESRDEITPAGSSASASVDDRSQDGGTSSNDQDKGQQKEPIPGSTKGHQASPRLPGQLSRNRHRFTEFQLQELERIFERNHYPSAAARRELARWIGVTESRVENWFKSRRAKYRKCLRM from the exons ATGGAACCTCAAGAAGTCACCCAGTATTCTCATCTGAGAGATGATCAAATTAAAGAAAGCAATG AAGCAGCTGCGTGGATAGTTTTACAGGAtataaaggagagagaggagaaagaagttgTACAGGGCTACCCTATGTTGGACACCACAGCTACAGAAGGAGAAGGTGCAAATGAAGAAGAATCCAGAGATGAAATAACTCCTGCTGGCAGTTCAGCCTCAGCCTCTGTAGATGACAGAAGCCAGGATGGCGGGACCAGCAGCAATGACCAGGATAAAGGCCAACAAAAGGAGCCAATCCCTGGGAGCACAAAAGGCCATCAGGCTTCCCCACGTCTACCAGGCCAGCTGTCCCGCAACCGCCACAGGTTCACCGAGTTCCAGCTCCAGGAGCTGGAGCGCATTTTCGAACGTAATCACTATCCTAGTGCTGCAGCCCG AAGGGAGCTCGCAAGATGGATAGGTGTGACAGAATCCAGAGTGGAG AATTGGTTTAAGAGTAGGAGAGCCAAGTACAGGAAATGCCTGAGGATGTAA